The following are encoded together in the Brassica napus cultivar Da-Ae chromosome A9, Da-Ae, whole genome shotgun sequence genome:
- the LOC106366819 gene encoding mitochondrial carnitine/acylcarnitine carrier-like protein — translation MADAAKDLASGTVGGAAQLIVGHPFDTIKVKLQSQPAPAPGQPPRYTGAIDAVKQTVAAEGPKGLYKGMGAPLATVAAFNAVLFTVRGQMEGMFRSEPGVPLTISQQFVCGAGAGFAVSFLACPTELIKCRLQAQGALAGASTTGSVVAAVKYGGPMDVARHVLRSEGGARGLFKGLFPTFAREVPGNATMFAAYEGFKRFLAGGSDTSSLGQGSLIMAGGVAGASYWGFVYPTDVVKSVLQVDDYRNPKYAGSMDAFRKILKAEGVKGLYKGFGPAMARSVPANAACFLAYEMTRSSLG, via the exons ATGGCGGATGCAGCAAAGGATTTAGCTTCAGGGACTGTCGGAGGAGCGGCTCAGCTCATTGTAGGCCACCCTTTCGACACTATCAAGGTCAAACTTCAGAGCCAACCTGCTCCAGCACCTGGACAGCCACCTAGGTACACCGGCGCAATCGATGCGGTTAAGCAGACCGTTGCTGCGGAAGGACCTAAAGGTCTGTACAAAGGTATGGGAGCTCCTCTTGCAACCGTTGCTGCCTTCAACGCCGTTTTGTTCACCGTGAGAGGTCAAATGGAAGGAATGTTTAGGTCTGAACCTGGAGTTCCTTTGACCATTAGTCAACAGTTTGTGTGCGGCGCAGGCGCTGGTTTCGCTGTCTCGTTCCTTGCTTGTCCCACCGAGTTGATCAAATGCAG GTTACAAGCACAAGGTGCATTAGCTGGTGCCTCTACCACAGGCTCAGTAGTTGCAGCTGTGAAATACGGTGGACCAATGGACGTAGCACGTCATGTGCTGCGATCAGAAGGTGGAGCACGAGGTCTATTCAAAGGTTTATTCCCTACATTTGCTCGTGAAGTCCCTGGAAACGCAACAATGTTTGCAGCCTACGAAGGTTTCAAGAGGTTTTTAGCTGGTGGTTCAGACACTTCAAGCTTAGGACAAGGATCATTGATCATGGCTGGTGGAGTTGCTGGTGCATCCTATTGGGGGTTTGTGTACCCGACCGATGTGGTGAAGAGTGTTCTTCAAGTTGATGATTATAGAAACCCTAAGTACGCGGGTTCGATGGATGCTTTTAGGAAGATTTTGAAAGCTGAAGGAGTTAAAGGTTTGTATAAAGGGTTTGGTCCAGCAATGGCTAGGAGTGTCCCTGCTAATGCTGCTTGCTTCTTGGCTTATGAGATGACAAGGTCTAGCTTGGGATAA
- the LOC106363007 gene encoding uncharacterized protein LOC106363007 yields MTSALHSRVSTEKKEGTHNYFILFLLTFCYYLHLFHYKSAKRISKEKKIASLMETMEQQRHSLSSLPMLSRLEHLDFVIKNLERQQNLPKWKDESASTTRGLIDRGTVVREAYFKGSLLDRIAALETRLFQICLELESSSASSTSTGGSGETSSQRIKRDLTKTLSIFSSNINPFHIPLQHSLDPRETEEKIEEEEKEEEEEVINIEKPLLEKKDANETCKPNKKKTKSSKKWSWFNLLGCYFFFIICTMQYFIFRFKPKFSF; encoded by the exons ATGACTAGTGCCTTGCACAGTAGAGTGTCAACAGAAAAAAAGGAGGGAACTCATAACTACTTCATCCTTTTTCTTCTTacattttgttattatttgCATCTTTTTCACTATAAATCCGCAAAAAGAAtatcgaaagaaaaaaaaatagcaagTCTGATGGAGACCATGGAGCAACAAAGACATTCACTCTCTTCATTGCCTATGCTCTCTAGGCTTGAGCATTTGGACTTTGTT ATAAAGAACTTAGAAAGACAACAGAACCTTCCGAAATGGAAAGATGAAAGTGCATCTACTACACGTGGATTAATCGATAGAGGCACGGTTGTCAGAGAAGCTTATTTCAAAGGATCATTACTAGATAGAATTGCAGCATTGGAGACCAGACTTTTTCAG atATGTTTGGAGTTGGAGTCGAGCAGTGCATCTTCTACTTCAACTGGAGGGTCCGGTGAAACATCAAGCCAAaggattaagagagatttgacAAAGACATTATCCATTTTCAGTAGCAACATTAATCCTTTTCATATTCCCTTACAGCATTCACTAGACCCTCgg GAAACAGAAGAGAAGattgaagaagaggagaaggaagaggaagaggaagtgaTAAATATTGAGAAACCATTGCTGGAGAAGAAGGATGCTAATGAAACATGCAAACcaaacaagaagaagacaaaatctTCCAAGAAATGGTCCTGGTTTAACTTATTGggttgctattttttttttattatttgtactATGCAgtatttcatatttcgttttaaaccTAAGTTTTCCTTCTAA
- the LOC106366842 gene encoding transcription factor bHLH28-like: MDSLNTNVPASMIDALMSSPSSGFWPPQSPANPSPDSALQKRLQAVLNGTHEAWTYAIFWTPSYYDYSGESVLKWGDGIYKGEEADNTRRRRRRMTVAEREHWSIILPELSSMISDENVSVIEGEDDVEVSDTEWFYMVSMTVSFGSETGLPGKAFATYKPVWVTGSDHILASGCDRAKKGGDSGLQTIVCIPLDNGVLELGSTVEIQQNPDLFNKIRVVFSFEGSRDFSGDPNSNSFQPFSTHLENGGGSSTVTVNANLYPNPVYPQTVNYAISPLERALHSPNRNYPHQIPIDNGELLHSAGDIDGSDHSDIEATVVPGNKQKKKRGRKLANGRKEPLNHVQAERLRREKLNQRFYALRATVPNVSKMDKASLLGDAISYIKELKSRAENAESERNAIQIQLNKLKEEMAGRNVVCRGGENASEIETANIDVKILGCDAMVRLESSKRNHPAARLMNAFMDLDVELNHASISVIHDLMIQQATVKMGSRMYTQDQLRAMLVSKIN; the protein is encoded by the coding sequence ATGGATAGCTTAAATACAAACGTCCCCGCATCAATGATCGACGCTCTCATGAGCTCTCCCTCTTCCGGTTTCTGGCCGCCACAATCTCCGGCGAATCCCAGCCCAGACAGTGCTCTCCAGAAGCGGTTACAAGCTGTGTTAAATGGCACCCACGAGGCTTGGACCTACGCCATTTTCTGGACACCGTCGTACTACGACTATTCCGGCGAGTCGGTGCTCAAATGGGGCGATGGAATTTATAAAGGCGAAGAAGCTGATAATActcggcggaggaggaggaggatgacgGTGGCGGAGAGAGAGCACTGGAGTATCATTTTGCCGGAGCTTAGCTCGATGATCTCCGACGAAAATGTGTCGGTGATAGAAGGCGAAGATGACGTGGAAGTGTCGGATACGGAGTGGTTTTATATGGTTTCAATGACGGTTAGCTTTGGTAGTGAGACCGGGTTACCGGGTAAGGCGTTTGCTACGTATAAACCAGTTTGGGTTACCGGGTCGGATCATATATTGGCGTCGGGCTGTGATCGTGCTAAAAAGGGTGGGGATTCAGGGTTGCAAACCATCGTATGTATTCCTTTGGATAACGGCGTGTTGGAGCTTGGATCCACGGTTGAGATCCAGCAAAACCCGGATCTTTTTAATAAGATCCGAGTCGTTTTTAGTTTCGAAGGATCCAGAGATTTCTCGGGTGATCCGAATTCGAACTCCTTCCAGCCTTTCTCAACTCATTTAGAGAATGGTGGTGGTTCAAGTACCGTAACCGTCAATGCTAACCTGTATCCGAATCCGGTTTATCCGCAAACCGTAAATTACGCGATTTCCCCGTTAGAGAGAGCTCTACATAGTCCGAACAGGAATTATCCCCATCAGATACCGATAGACAACGGTGAACTCTTACATTCCGCCGGGGACATTGATGGTTCTGATCACTCTGACATAGAAGCCACGGTGGTTCCGGgaaacaaacagaaaaagaaacGCGGGAGAAAACTTGCAAACGGTAGGAAAGAGCCGTTGAATCACGTACAAGCGGAGCGGTTGAGACGCGAGAAGCTAAACCAGCGATTCTACGCGTTACGAGCGACTGTGCCAAACGTATCAAAGATGGACAAAGCGTCGTTGCTAGGAGACGCGATTAGTTACATTAAGGAGCTgaaatcgagagcagaaaacgCGGAATCTGAGAGAAACGCGATTCAAATCCAGCTCAACAAACTCAAAGAGGAGATGGCGGGAAGAAACGTGGTCTGTAGGGGCGGGGAAAACGCATCGGAGATTGAAACGGCTAATATCGACGTGAAGATTCTTGGATGCGATGCGATGGTTAGGCTGGAATCGAGCAAGAGAAATCATCCTGCAGCGAGACTGATGAATGCGTTTATGGATTTGGATGTTGAGTTGAATCATGCTAGCATTTCGGTGATTCATGATCTTATGATTCAACAAGCTACGGTGAAGATGGGATCGAGAATGTACACGCAAGACCAGCTTCGGGCCATGTTGGTctccaaaattaattaa